ACTTTTCTCTAAATCTAAAATCATTTCAATATCTGTTCTTTTCTTCGTTTTCCAAAAATCCCCTATTAAGCAATATAATAACTAAAAATACAATGACACCCAATACACAGTTCACTAGTGATTCAGGAAAAATAACAGTTTTAAGGATTGTAAAGAATTCAACTTTCAGGCCCATTAAGTACGATGTAAATAAAATCGCAGACTCGAAAATATATGTAGATAAAAAAGTACAAAATGCCATTACAAGTATATTTTCCTTGAAAAGCCTTTTGTTTATATTACCCAATAAAAGCCCCAGAAGCATACCCACAAGAGCATGATACCCCAAGGCAACACCTATTACAGCATCCATGCACAACCCAGCAGAAAAGCCAACAACCGCACCATCCGTCTTGCCTTTAAGCAATGAAATACTCACTATCAGAATAATTACAAGATTGGGAGCTACTCCGAAAATCGTAATACTATTCAAGAGTGTAACCTGCGCAGTTACAAATATGAATATAAGTATAGCATATAAAATTACTTTGTTTCTCATTTGTCTGCATTTTCCATTTCTGAATTTAATTGTGCATCTTTATTTCTGAGTATTACTACCTGATTAAGCCTCTTTAAATCAGCTGCTGGCTGAATGATTGCATATCTGTCAAGATCGCTTTCCCCTGCTCTTATTTCCTTTACTGTTCCTATTGTAATACCCCTGGGATATATACCCCCGATTCCTGATGTTTGAATTATGTCCCCCTGAATCAGGTCAAGATCTGCAGGGATATATTCA
This genomic stretch from Ruminiclostridium cellulolyticum H10 harbors:
- the mreD gene encoding rod shape-determining protein MreD, with protein sequence MRNKVILYAILIFIFVTAQVTLLNSITIFGVAPNLVIILIVSISLLKGKTDGAVVGFSAGLCMDAVIGVALGYHALVGMLLGLLLGNINKRLFKENILVMAFCTFLSTYIFESAILFTSYLMGLKVEFFTILKTVIFPESLVNCVLGVIVFLVIILLNRGFLENEEKNRY